The DNA segment GACTGGTAACTGCTTTCAATTCTTGGTTGCTCAGTAACCACAGTTTCAGCAATGATGAATGATACCCAGTTGATGAATGATGCCTAAAGCCTCTGGTCTAAAATACTTCCCAGCTCTAATGGGATATGCTGACTGCAAATATAAAGTTTAAAGAGTTGAAGTTCAAAAATAGAGTTTCCACATCAATTGTCATCCAAGTGTCATGTGTCCCTTTTGGCTTTAGAAATGAGTAGAATGGTTTATGAAGAAGTTGGAAATGTTGTCTGGCTGCAATGGTTCTGAGTTAGAGCGGCCTATAGTCACCCAACTCTAGTCTGCAAATGATGGTTGCTGGGGTAGCCAGGACATGCTGTAGTCACTTAAGCCCATTTACATGGTGGAACTCTAAACTAGTTGGTTTGTCTCGGAGTCTGGCCCACTCACAGCATATTACTCTTTCACTCTCCAGTAAGAACCTCTGTCCAAAAGGGAgcatatttttttctcagcctgatCCACTTGTTTTTGAGTGCTCACTTAATAGAATTATTCACTTTTCCAGCCTATACCATACAAAGACagctacacacaaacacactctgaGCCACCGTTTGCTCAGAATCAAGGAAAGTTTGGATCCCCTCAGGGCAAGCAATGTCCATTTTATCCTAGGTTTGCTAATTAAGGGATAAGAAATAAacatgtggggctggagatgtacctcagtggtagggtgcttgcctaacatATGTTGAGGACATCAGTCTCTGGTTCCACACGCatatgcatgcgcacacacacacacacacacacgcacgcacgcgcgcgtaTACACAGgtgcatacgtacatacatacctTTATTGTCAGATAGATACTTCCTTCTGTTTACCCTctgctggggatgtggctcagtgatcaagcacttgcctagcatgtgaggccctgggttgcagcatcataaaataattttaaaagcctcTTCTCTGTTTTTCCCACATGGGCAGTCATTTTTGTCAAAGAGTATTCTAAGGCACCTGGATGGTGAATGCTAGTGTGACTGTCACTCTGATAGGTTAGTCACTCAGGCTCACATTCTCTAAGTCACCAACGTAAGGATACATAAGGCAAATCAGCTTCTCCTTGGAATCAAATAAACATGACAGATGGTTGCACTTCCCAGGTCCACGGCCTCTCTTCTGAGCCTCTGCTTTGCTCAGTATCTTATCTGGGTTTGGCTGTTACGCTCTGGAGATGCTTGTCTTGGTTAAATTAGAGAGTTGGTGAATGAGGACATTCTAAATGTGAGAGGAATGAGGAGTGCATGAGCTCATAATGGGAAGAAAGATTTTCCTTCCATAATATATACTCTGCTTTGCACCTGAGGATGCCTGTGTTGAGCTGGCATGTTTGAGGGATGATGATTAAATTTCTATACAGTGGTAAAGGAACAGTCCATTGAACTGCACAGTACAGCACCTCCGTGTATACAATATTAAATAGTTTTGCTTAAGTGAGGCTGTTATGTTTGAAGGGTTTGTTCTTGAACCACTTTGGTTGTTTGTACCCTCTTTTTCGGTGACCCCACAGTAAAAAGTTGTGTGTAGTGCTTCATTTGAGCAGATTCGGGTATGTTTGTAGCCTTCTGGAGAGATTGAGAACAGCTAGCATTTTGAAAAAATGAAGATTTGGAAACCATGTACGTGTGTAGGTGTGGGGAAGGGAGTAAGCAGTTAAGGTGGTCGTAGTACCCCTGCTGTAGTAAATAATGGCTGACACGGCAGAGGAGCTGCACACAGGAGATGGGTTTTAGCTTGGCAGAATTGACTCTTTGATTGTCACTTGATGCTTGTAAGTTTTCATAGCTTCTAAAATAGAAGAAGTAACATAGAAATGTCTTTTAAAGAGACCAAGATCTATGGATGTTCCTGATAGAATAGCATCTGGAAGTGTCATTCTAGTCCGTAGCCAATAGTCTCTGGAACCTTGGAAATTGCAGCTCCTGGGATAAATTGATGCTTCCTGTGGACTAGAAATTAcaactttctttatttttacagtgCTAGGATTGAAACCAGGTAGGCTttgtgcattctaggcaagcacgCAGTCATTAACAGCTTCAGACTCAAGaatgaaacttaaaaaataaaatttaagaatattaaaatgtTATTACTGGAGATGGGGGTCTCACTATGGAactctgtctggcctggaactcactctgtatatgAGGCTGCCCTTAAATTCATAGACTCCAACTGTTCTTGCccctcaagtgctaggattaaaggtgtacaccaccatgctgGGATATATTCATGTTTTGATCATCTATTCTGCAAAGTGAAAAGTCGAGTTGCTAGCCTGGCTTCTCGGCTCTCACTAACAAGCTTCTGTGTATGTATTTACTGATGCTTATCATTTGAAAGCTCGagtcattttttctctttctcaatcactctctcttttttctttgggACAGGACCTGTTTACACTGGGCATGTAAACGCAACCATGGGCAGGTGGTATCCTACCTGTTACAGTCGGGAGCTGACAGAGAGATTCTtacaacaaaaggagaaatgCCGGTACAATTAACATCAAGGAGAGAAATCAGGAAGATTATGGGAGGTGAGTCTGTTTGGGGAGCCTTCAAGATGTGCTGTTATTGGCCACATTGACACTGATCAGATAACTGGTcctatttttttaagttaactACTATGCCAAAGTTGTGATTGCATTTTTTTCTAGAAGGCCAATattatactttttttaaatttgtaaatgTGACAATAGTAAAAATGATAGTCATAAGCCTAATGaaatattctttctcttctgaCCTGAAGAGGCAGTCAGTCAGTCCTGACCAAAATGTGGGCCACAGCTCAGACGACAACACTAGTTTCCACCATGCTCCTTTCTTTAGTAAGTTTTATGTtctgtatttttctattttccagtGGAAGAAGCTGATGATGATGAGGAGATTCCCCAGCTGAAGAAGGAGTCGGAACTGCCCTTCGTTCCCAACTATCTGGCCAACCCAGCCTTCCCTTTCATCTACACGCCTGCAGCAGAAGACGCCACCCAGCTGCAGAATGGGGgcccctccccacctccagtGTCTCCCCCTGCAGAGGGCTCGCCTCCATTGCTTCCCCCCACAGAGCCCCCTCTGCTCGGAGCCTTTCCTAGGGACCACACCTCTTTGGCATTGGTCCAAAATGGTGATATTTCTGCCCCCTCTGCCATACTTAGAACACCAGAAAGCACAAAACCTGGTCCTGTCTGTCAGCCACCAGTGAGTCAGAACCGCTCCCTGTTCTCTGTCCCATCCAAGCCACCGGTGTCTCTGGAGCCTCAAAATGGGACATATGCAGGACCAGCGCCAGCATTCCAGCCATTTTTCTTCACCGGAGCATTTCCATTTAATATGCAAGGTATGCACACGGCCTCTGAAGCAAGAGAGTGGTAtctgtttttttatttagttAGGGTATACTTACAAAATTAGGGACAGTTCCAAGATCTGTCTAAGGGAGGGGACTCTCTTCATTCAAGGTTCAAAAGCTATATACTTTTTACCTTCAAACATGAAAGTATTATTCCTTTTCTATCATTCCTAGGAACAAGAATTTTCTCTTATATAACTATAGTACAACTATTTAGTTTAGGAAATGCAACTTTGAGTTCATACTGATCTAAACTGTAATAGCCTATATTTAAATTCTGCCAGTTGTCTTAATAATAGATAttgtaagggttggggatttagctcagtggtagagcgcttgcctaccaagcgcaaggccctgggttcggtccccagctccgaaaaaaagaaaaaaaaatagatattgtATTTGGTTATTATACCATTTTATTATTAAATCTGAAACATTCTCCATCCCTTTATGCACAtacttcctccccccacccccttattttgttcagacaaggtttctctgtgtagccctggctgtcctggaacttacattgttgaccaggctagccttgaactcagagatttgcctacctctgcctctgaagtgctgagattaatggTGCACCGaaaccttctctctcttttaaaaggaAGATTTATTCAGGTCAGGCCTGGTGgcatggcacatgcttttaatcccaacacttgggaggcaaaggcaggcagctctctgtgaatttgaggccagccagtgtcctagaagtgagttccaggacatccagggctattacactgaaaaaccctgtcttgaaaagcaaaagccaaaccaacccaaacaaacaaacaaacaaacaaacaaaaagaagtaaaaaaccaaaaccagaagaaataggaagaaaaagaaatttatttatgGAGCTTGGCAGAGGACTCTGGTTCCAATATAAATATCCACACTGTAACACACAACTGTCTGTATCTTCAGTTCCAGgaggtccaatgccctcttctgccctgtatacacattatacacatgcatatcTGTAGgtattacacataaaataattttgaagaaaggattaattttaaaaatttgttttaatgTATAGGAGTGTTTTGCCTTTGTGTAAGTATGCCATGTATATGTAATATCAGGCTGAAGagggtcagatctcctggaactagaggtgCAGACAGTTTGATCTACTTGATATGggtcctgagaaccaaattctggtcctctggaaaaacagtaagtgttcttaaaaGGTGGTCCACCTCCCTAGCCCTGTCTTTCCCATCGTTCTAGACCTCTGTAATGAAGGAAGGGTTCAGAGCAGTTGTTTGGTGGAATATGGCTTACTGTCACTCTTTCCTTGTTTATTACTTGGTATTATCCTATAAAAAAGGactttgaggggctggagagatggtttagcagataagagcactgattgctctttcagaagacctgggttcgatttcctgaacccacatggcagctcacaaccttaCGTAATTCCAGTCTgggggaataaaaaaaaataaaagcaaataaaggaCATTTCTTCTCATTTATAGCCGTGTGAACTTAAGatcctttctttttgtctttttttttttccttttgggcattttgcctgcatgtatctcagtatactgtatgtatgtatgtatgtatgtatgtatgtatgtatgtatgtatgtatgtctggtgtcctcagaggccagaagagggcattggatctcctggaatgagttatagacagttgtgagccaccctgtgaattctgggaattgaacctaggtctccaggaagagcagccagtactcttcaCTGCCGAGCTGTCTCAGCAGCCTGGGCTAGTGATTCATATCAGACTTGGTGTGCTGCAGTTTGATACAGTCGTGCTTTTGATATTCAGATTATTCCTGACTTAGCCTGTGGCAACCCCTTTCTGCTGGCTCTGTCCTGTGGGCACATGCCCATTGTTCTAGTGCAACAAGATGTTCCTCACTTATAGTGTCATTTCCCCATGCCAGCATGGCAAGCCACCATTTCTTCCGGGAGTTCTGCGTGTTCTGTTGGATGGAGGGGAGTGTAGAGAATTGGATTTAGAAGCCAGGATGTGGGTACGAGGTGTCCTCATTGTTATAGATGTGACAGTTCTAGGCTTAAGTAgactaagaaaggaaaagaaggcatGGAGAAGGAACAGGACAGGAGAGAGCGTGcaagtgtttgtgtatatgtctgtatgtgtataaatacatCCATTATTCACATGGATATACATACTCATATGTATATTTCttgttttgtgcatgtgtttgttttgGGGCAGGATCTTACTGTGTTCTTCCTGCCTGGTCCAAAGCTCACCCTGTAGAATAAGCTAGTATTGAATTCAtagaggtctgcctgcttctgcctcttaagtgctaggattaaagtacacaccactatgcctggctgtcGGTATCATTTTGGGAACATTAGAAACCACATGTTCATACAGACAGTTCTAATTCCAGTAAAATCCATAGAGTCAAGTGTACTCTTACTTTTCTTTTCACTTATAATTAACTTCCTAGTTTTGAAAACCTAGTCCTGTATCTGCTATTGTTGGTGACCCATGATACTGTGAGGAATTCTTCCTTAAAGAGCAAGACAGAGTTGCCAAATGTATGTAAATAGCTAGCTTGAGTTGCCGTGACACGTGGGTTTGGAATATGAGGGCAGATCGCTTTTAACTCTGATCATGAGTAGTAGTAGTGTTATCTTCCCATGGAGGAACTACACCCTTATTAAGGTGCAGTATTTCAAGTCAGGCTTAGATGCAACTGTTTGCTGCTGTccctttgctgttttattttgatttggtggggttttttgtttgtttgtttgtttgtttgattgttttgtttttgttgatttggGTATGTATCCTAatctgacctagaactcactgtgtagaccaagctggcatggaactctcagagatctgcctgtttctgcctcctgacttgCTAGGATAAATTGTTTCGTGTTTTGGGACAGtgtctatgtagtccaggctatccTGAAACCTGTGTCCTACTCTCCACCTCCTGTTGCTAGGATTGTAAGTGTGAGCCACAATCCACACCCGCCTCCTTCACTCTCTATTTCAAGGAGCACCATATATTTCCTAAGTAACTTTAGATCCATGGTGGTTGGATCCTGTCACCTCTTCATGCAGCACATCTTGCCTTTGCTCTTTTCCTACTCATGTGTAATTGGTGCTCAGAGATGAGAGACATCTGTGAGCAGGGCGGCTGCTGCACCTTTTTGCTTGGTGAACCATAGCAGAGAAAACAGTGCAGAGGCCCAGCAGAGCCACACAAGGCTGTAAACAAACCCAGAGTCTAGTCAGTAGACTAGACTAGGTTTTCTCAGTGAGTGCCACAGACCTTACATTAAATACTCTGTGCTATATTACaatctccttctctttttctagaGCTGGTACTCAAGGTGAGGATTCAGAACCCATCTCTTCGTGAAAATGACTTCATTGAAATTGAACTGGATCGACAGGAACTCACCTACCAAGAACTGCTCAGAGTGAGTTGCTGTGAGCTGGGTGTTAATCCAGACCAAGTGGAAAAGATAAGAAAGTTACCCAATACTCTGTTAAGAAAGGTAAGAAAAGTCTGTTCAGTATGAGTGGCTGCTGTTTGTATTTCAAACATAGCTGACTTCTTCCTTGTTTATTGAGTCATAGCTTAAGGGGGAGCCAATAGAAAAGGATTAAGGAgagcccaaaaaaaaaaaaaaaaaaaaaaaaaaaaaggagagccaAGGCCCTGGCTCTGGGTTAAAGCATGTGCTGTTATGTGCAAGGCTCTGAGCTCCAGCTCTGACCTAACTGTAATCCATAAgttttctttcccttcatctGAGTCCACAGAGAAGCCCTAGTTTactcatttatgtatgtatttattttgagacaaggtcttgatgTGTAGCCCTAGCTTGCTTGGTATTAGTTGTGTGTCCCAGGCCAGCTTTGGAGTTAtggtagtcctcctgcctctgcttcttgcctgctgggattaaaggtgtgaactatCATACTCTAATACACTGGCTGGCACTTTTGAAGGTTGGAAGAGAGCAGGATGGTACATGGGCCTGTTTCAGTTGTGCCCATAGTGACCTGTGAGGCTTGCCTTATGTCATATGATGATATGTGACCCACCTGGCATCTTTGTGATGCTCCAGCCAGCTATGGGCTCTCCAGCACCAAGCTCCTGGGTTCTGTTCCAGggccccacatggtggaaagaaagaaccaattcccacaggttgccctctgacctccacatgtgaatTATGACTCAAACGTGTATACACaaacaaatattataaaagagttgactaaatgaaaagaaaattttaattcattgccccattttgttttaggacaaaGATGTTGCACGACTCCAGGACTTCCAGGAGCTGGAACTGGTTCTCACAATAAGTGAGAATAATTTTCTGTTTAGAAACCCTGCATCCTCACTGACTGAGAGGCCTTGCTTCAACCGGAGAGCTTCAAAACTGACATACTAATGCAGCAGGGACAATACTCTATCACTGAGTATTGTGACAGTAGGTGTCACCTCTGGGCCAAAGGACAAGCCATTGATCCCAAAGCCTCGGATGCCCGCCAGGGCCCCTGGTGCCACTGCACAGTGTTCACTAACATCCTGCCTGGGCAGGCGGGAACCCCGACCCCCAGCAGCGGTGCTGCTCTTCCAAGCCTCTTGGTGCACAATAACCCTATTGCTGAGTCTTTGAGCAGCTGGAAAATCGTCTTGAGAGGCAGCGGCCGAAGGTACGAGAGCCAGTGTTTTACGTGTGGAATCTAGAGAGTTGTCGAAGCAGAAACCGAGAGTGTGGACCCGTTTCTAGCCACTCCTGTTGACAGTGCGCCCGACGGGCCGGGCGCGTTTCTCTTGATGTTGCATGCTCATGACACTCAAGAAATTTTGAACTGACTAGGGAGGGAGACTGGGGAAAGCAAGCACAGGTACTGGACAAAGGGATTCCGGTGCGACCTGTGGCTGTGAGGTCTCATATAGCATATTTATAAACGTTACTCAGgtttaaagtatttaaaaatgtagTTACCTAATTGTAAATAGGCTGTTAACCAAaagagcttcccctcccccagttttCTTTTATGACCACTCATGACTACGGCTGTCTCACAGTCATCTTCACATCTCCCCTCCTCAGTCACTAGAGGGCTCTCTAATGCTTTCTAAAGGGGCCACCACCTTGCTCAGAGGCCGCTCCTGTCACCCGTTTAATTGCG comes from the Rattus norvegicus strain BN/NHsdMcwi chromosome 10, GRCr8, whole genome shotgun sequence genome and includes:
- the Ankrd40 gene encoding ankyrin repeat domain-containing protein 40, yielding MSALLEQKEQQERLREAAALGDIREVQKLVESGVDVNSQNEVNGWTCLHWACKRNHGQVVSYLLQSGADREILTTKGEMPVQLTSRREIRKIMGVEEADDDEEIPQLKKESELPFVPNYLANPAFPFIYTPAAEDATQLQNGGPSPPPVSPPAEGSPPLLPPTEPPLLGAFPRDHTSLALVQNGDISAPSAILRTPESTKPGPVCQPPVSQNRSLFSVPSKPPVSLEPQNGTYAGPAPAFQPFFFTGAFPFNMQELVLKVRIQNPSLRENDFIEIELDRQELTYQELLRVSCCELGVNPDQVEKIRKLPNTLLRKDKDVARLQDFQELELVLTISENNFLFRNPASSLTERPCFNRRASKLTY